Genomic segment of Xanthobacter dioxanivorans:
ATCAAAGAGGCTTTCGGGTTGCCGAGGTTTCCGCGGAGGAGGTTCTGGACATCCACAAGCAGCGCACCGAGCTCGAAGGCATCGCGCTTCGCGAATCCATCCGGGCCGGCTCGGTCCAATGGGAGGCCGAGCTGATCGCCGCCCATCACAGAATGGCGAGCATTCAGGGCCACCTCCTCGCCAGCGACCCGGAGTGGGAACACGAGCACATCCAATTTCACCTGCAATTGGTCAGCGGATGCGGGTCGCCCTGGCTGCTGCGCTTTATCCGAATGCTGATCGAGCACAGCCTGAGATATCGGCAGCTCGGCAGCCGCGCACTCGCGCAGGCGACGCGCAAGCGAGACGTCGCGGGTGAGCACAAGGCGATTTTGGACGCCACCTTGGCCCGGGACGCAGACCTGGCCTGCGCGCTCTTGAAGGCCCATTACCGGGAGACTTCCAGAATTGTCGTTGAAGCCATCTCCGCCGGTGCAGGCGAGAAGGCAAACACGCCACAATAATATATGATTCTTAGTATTATATCCTATTTCCAGGCCTTCCTCTCCGGAGCTGGGCCAAGCAGCAACGATCCCTCGACCAGACCCGCGGCCGCTCAGCAATCGCCCCCGACGCGCGTCAAGCGCATCGCGCTCCGATGCGAAAGGCCGAACGCAGCTTCGCCGCCATCTTCCCCCTCGGCGCGAGCTTCATCCTCATCCCATCCGTCCACATCGCCTGTCGCGTTTTCGAGCGACGTGGCGACCGCTTCGCGTGAAGAAACGCGATTGCGCGAAGACATAAGGGTG
This window contains:
- a CDS encoding GntR family transcriptional regulator, which translates into the protein MSPPAELPPSSGRRTMASLLADRLRQDVLTGSLKPGARLSVRELAERYDAGTIPLREALSRLSTSGFVTAEDQRGFRVAEVSAEEVLDIHKQRTELEGIALRESIRAGSVQWEAELIAAHHRMASIQGHLLASDPEWEHEHIQFHLQLVSGCGSPWLLRFIRMLIEHSLRYRQLGSRALAQATRKRDVAGEHKAILDATLARDADLACALLKAHYRETSRIVVEAISAGAGEKANTPQ